GCAACGTTGCCACTGTCAACAACAAGATAACTTGAGATGAAACCGAACTCATCCGCAAACTTGCCCTTGACGACATAGACCCCTGGGACAATCTCTGAAGCGCTCATTCTCTACAGGCCCCTTCACATCGAAGTGCTCATTGTTGGTCGGTAGTGTACAACAGAAGAGTGCTATCACTACCGACTCGCGGCACTGAGGACCACTCGAGGTCAGCAGGCTATCGGTCGACCTCGGGTGGAATCCGTGTACTCATGGCTATATAAGCGCCGCACATGACACATTCAAGCGAGTCCGACCTCTAGGCCCCCGTTGCGAACGCTTATGACTGCTAAGGGAATTGAAGTCTTGAGGTCAGGCCGCAAGTGGACCGTGTCTGTCTTACCATGCTGATTGCCGAGGTACGAGCAGGACTCAATTATGACAGGGGACTACAGCCCCGAGTCATAGAGCTCTACGAACATCCAGACCGGTCTCTACATGCAGTGGTTTCAGATAGAGCAGAGAAGAGCCTGTGCTTAGGTCCTGATGGTCGGATTGCCGCGGAGGTCGCCAAGAGACTCTCCAGAAGAGTGACGTTCCACAGTCAGGAAGACATACTGGTACGAAGGCATAGACTGACTCTCACAGAGGAGAGACTGAGGGAGGTTGCTGACACCTTGAATACCAATCAGCTCGCCTTCGCCGAAGCCCTCAGAACAATGATACGTGCAGAGACCGCGTTTCCCATGAGCCCTCCTGCAGAACTCGAACTGGGTCCAATGACTGATGCCGCTGTAGGTGTCGCTCTTTCAGGAGGTGTCGACAGCACAGCCGCTCTGCTGCTTGTCAGGAGGCTGGCAAGGGCACCACTCGCGCTGACAGTGGACCTCGGAACACGGTTCATGACCACTGCGGAACGAGAACATGTCATCTCCCTATCCCGCGCCCTCGGAGTCAAGCACGAGTTTGTACCTGCTCCCGCCGTGTGCACCAGTCTGCCGGAGAGAGTGTCACGAGGAGAGGTTCACCCCTGCGGCCAGTGTCATCAGGCCATACTCGAGAGTCTAGAGGATGAGGCGCACTCTCACGCCCTAGATGTACTCGTCACTGGAGAGACGCTGCCCACAGGACGATGTGCAGTTGCAGTCAAACGTGGGCTTATGATAGTTCATCTGCCAGCAGCGCTGGCCTTGTCCAAGTACACCACTGAACAGATGTGCGAACGGATCAACCTGCCTCGACAAAAGAGACAATTCGGGTGTCTTCTTCTTGCACAGGGCAATCACGAAAGATGGAACACCGTCGGACCGTCCATCTATAGAGTGCTGAGAGAGTTGGACGCTGGAGTCTTGACGACGGGCCAGGCTCTCGCGTATGTCAAGAATATCCTGAGGAACCGACACAAGACGACACACAGGGAGTGAGGACTCTGAAAGGTACATACCTGCTGGTAGTCGAGGTCCCGGAGTATCTCGAGGTCCCAGTCGGAACACTGGGAGTTGTATCTCTGGAGGCAGGCGAGTACGTGTACGTCGGCTCAGCAATGGGTAGTGGAGCCACAGACATCGAACATCGCGTGTCTCGGCACTTGAGAACACGGAAGACACTCTTCTGGCATATCGACTATCTTCTGAGCTCGACGGGAGCACCTCGTTCCGTCGTCGTGATAGAATCGGGGAGTCCCATTGAGTGCATGGTGTGCAAGATGCTCGCGTCAAGCACATCTTTCGAGTATGGACCAAGGGGCTTTGGTTCCTCGGACTGTTCAAGCGGATGCA
This DNA window, taken from Candidatus Thorarchaeota archaeon, encodes the following:
- a CDS encoding GIY-YIG nuclease family protein: MRTLKGTYLLVVEVPEYLEVPVGTLGVVSLEAGEYVYVGSAMGSGATDIEHRVSRHLRTRKTLFWHIDYLLSSTGAPRSVVVIESGSPIECMVCKMLASSTSFEYGPRGFGSSDCSSGCRAHLLRHTGKGELMVALITALEGLHIRRTNMTAHDDSWLVFRAVPT